ATGTCCTTGTATTTCAGACCCGGCTCGCCCGCATGGGGACGCCGCGCGGTCTCGATCTCGTCGCCGATCAGCCGGGCCTCGGCCTCGCCGTCCCAAACGCCGCGCACCCGCACCTTGTCGCCGCCGTCGTCCTCGGTCCACAGGGTCTTGCCCAGCCGGTCGCGGTTCGCGGCGATCAGGCCGGACGCGGCGCCCAGGATGTGGCGGGTCGAGCGATAGTTCCGCTCCAGCTTGACGATCTTGGCGCCGGGGAAGTCGCGTTCGAACCGCAGGATGTTGTCAACTTCGGCCCCGCGCCAGCCATAGATCGACTGGTCGTCGTCGCCGACGCAGCAGACGTTGCCTGTCGAGGCCGTCAGCAGCCGCAGCCACAGATACTGGGCGACGTTGGTGTCCTGATATTCGTCCACCAGGATATAGCGGAACCGGCGGCGATATTCCTCGGCCAGATCCGCGTGCTGCGACAGGATGGTGATATTATGCAGCAGAAGGTCGCCGAAGTCGCAGGCGTTCAGCGACCGCAGCCGCGCCTGATAGGCGGCGTACAGCCCCTGGCCCTTGCCGTTGGCGAAGTCCTCGCCGGCCGGCAACTTTTCAGGCGTCCAGCCCCGGTTCTTCCAGTGGTCGATCAGGCCCGACAGCGACTTGGGCGTCCAGCGTTTGGTGTCGATATTGGCCGCTTCCAGCAGCTGCTTCAGCACCCGTTCCTGGTCGTCGGTGTCCAGGATGGTGAAGCTGGATTTCAGCCCGACCAGTTCGGCATGGCGACGCAAAATCTGGGCGGCGATGGAATGGAAGGTGCCCAGCCAGCGCAACCCTTCCGCTGACGGGCCGATCAAATGGGTGATCCGCTCGCGCATCTCGCGCGCGGCCTTGTTGGTGAAGGTGACGGCCAGCAGTTCCCACGGCTTGGCGCGATCCGTCGCCAGTATATGGGCCAGACGGGTGGTCAGGACGCGCGTCTTGCCCGTGCCGGCGCCCGCCAGCACCAGCACAGGCCCCTCAGTCGTCTCGACCGCCTCGCGCTGTTCCGGGTTCAACCCGGCCAGATAGTAGCTAGCCTGCGCCCCCTCGGGCGCGCGAGCGCGGGCCAGGTCGGAAATACGGGGGGCGGGAAGGTCGGTCACAGGTGAAGAACTATCCGTCATTCAGGGTATCTGGCAGAATCGAGAGCGGAACATAAGGGGACCGCGAGGCAATGTCAGGGCCGTCGCCGCAATGAAAACACGGAACCTGCCGGTTCGACGGCCGGTTCCCCCATTGCGATGCAAACCACGACCAAGATCAACAAGGCGACGCCGCACCGGCCGCGAACGGCGGGTCACAGAGGCTGGATCGCTTTCGCAGTCGGAATGACGGCCATGTTCGCCTTGCTGACGATCTGGGTCGTGCTGGTCGAGATGGGCGGGGAGCGCCGTTCGGAGACGGGCCTCATGGCGCAACGGGCGCAGGCCAGCGCGCTGAACTCGCAAAACGCCTGTCAGGACGGGGCTATTTCAGACTGTAGGTGATCGTCGTCACCACACGGACCTTCTTGTCGATGGAGGCGGCTTCATTGTCGCCAGAGCCGTCACGGGGCAGGATTTCGAACGATCCCTGCGTCGCCTGACGGATCGGCCCCAGCGGCGTGCCGCTGTCCTTGGCGAACTGTTCGGCGCCGGTGCGGGCGGCGGCTGTGCCTTCGGCGATCATCTGCGGCCGCACGTCGTTCAGCTTGGTGAAGATGTAGGACGGACCCTGGAAGTCCTGCAGCACCACGTCCTGGCAAACCAGGTCGTTCAGGGCGCGGGTCGTGGCCTGGACGCGGGTCACATCGTTCGTTCGCACCACCACGGTCTGGGCCAGGATGAAGCGCGGGCCGCCATTCTGCGAGGCGTATTCGCGCGACCGGGTATCGGCGACTTCCAGCCGCCCCAGTTCGATGGCCGATGTCGGATAGCCCTGGCCGGCGAGAAAGCGGCGGACAAGCCCCAGGTCATTGTCGATCTTGCCCTGCACTTCGGACAAGACATCGCCTGAGGCGGTGAACCGAAGCGGCAGGACCGCCAGATCGGCCTTCACGTTCCGTTCGGACAGGCCGCGCACAGTCACCGTGCGGTCGCCGGCGCGCGCATGGATCACGCCCTGACCGATCAGGGCGCCCGCCCCGATGAAGCCCAGGGCGAGCAGTCCGCCGAACAGGGCGGCGGGAACCAGTCGATTGTCGCTCATGATCGCATCTCCATCCGTCGGAGATTAGGCCGCCCGGCCGTTGTCCGCCACCCAGTCCAGCGCCAGCAGACGACAGGCCGAGGCCAGAGGGCGTCGCCCGCGCCCGGCGTCGATCTCGGCCAGAAGCTGGGCCTTGCTGAGGCTGCGCGCCGCTGCGATCCGATCCAGCACGGCCCAGAACTCTGGCTCGAGCGCCACCGACGTCGCATGGCCCGCCAGGGCGACGGAACGCTTGGCCAAGCCGCTCAACGCACGGACTTCAACACGATCTCCGCCGATGTCGGCGCGCCATGGGTCAGGATGGAATGACGGGTGTCGGTCGTGAAGACCAGGGCGCCGGACGGATCACGGATCTCGGCGCGGACCGCATAGGTGTGACGCGGATCGATTTGCGACGTCGGGAAACCCAGCGTCACGGAATAGGGAGGCCCGCCCGTCAGGGTCTCTCGCGTTTCAGCCAGAACCTTGGCGGGGGCGTCCGCCAGGCTGACGTCCTCGACCCGCACCGTCAGCACATGACCGGGCGGCAGCATGATCCGCTCGCGATACAGGGCGGTGACGGTGACGACGGTCGTGCCGGTTGCGACGGGCGGGGGGGCTTCGCCCGGCGTGGCGCAGGCGGCCAGAACCAGGGCGGCGGGAAGAACGAAGGCGGCGTTTCGCATGGCGATCTCCTGTTGAAGGTCCAGCATGTCACACTCGGGCGCAAGACGTGAGGGGCCAGAGGGCCTTGGGGGTGATAAGCGGATCGCGCCTGCCTGGAGACCGCGCTTGAGCCGACCCTTCGCCATCGCCGCCATCGCCGCCTGCGCTCTTATCTGGGGCACGACCTGGTATGCGATCACCCTGCAACTGGGGCCCGTGGATCCGGTCGTCTCCATCGTGTGGCGCTTTGGTCTGGCCGCGGTGGTCCTGTTCGGCTTCTGCGCCCTGACGCGTCGGCCGCTGCGCCTGACGCGGCGCCAGCATATGGCGGCCATCGGCCAGGGCGCCTTTGTCTTCGCGATCAGCTACGGATTTGTCTATGCGGCGGAAGAACAGATGGCGTCGGCGGTCGTGGCGGTCATCTTC
Above is a genomic segment from Candidatus Brevundimonas colombiensis containing:
- a CDS encoding SIMPL domain-containing protein (The SIMPL domain is named for its presence in mouse protein SIMPL (signalling molecule that associates with mouse pelle-like kinase). Bacterial member BP26, from Brucella, was shown to assemble into a channel-like structure, while YggE from E. coli has been associated with resistance to oxidative stress.), which codes for MSDNRLVPAALFGGLLALGFIGAGALIGQGVIHARAGDRTVTVRGLSERNVKADLAVLPLRFTASGDVLSEVQGKIDNDLGLVRRFLAGQGYPTSAIELGRLEVADTRSREYASQNGGPRFILAQTVVVRTNDVTRVQATTRALNDLVCQDVVLQDFQGPSYIFTKLNDVRPQMIAEGTAAARTGAEQFAKDSGTPLGPIRQATQGSFEILPRDGSGDNEAASIDKKVRVVTTITYSLK
- a CDS encoding ribbon-helix-helix domain-containing protein translates to MSGLAKRSVALAGHATSVALEPEFWAVLDRIAAARSLSKAQLLAEIDAGRGRRPLASACRLLALDWVADNGRAA
- a CDS encoding YbaY family lipoprotein; this translates as MLDLQQEIAMRNAAFVLPAALVLAACATPGEAPPPVATGTTVVTVTALYRERIMLPPGHVLTVRVEDVSLADAPAKVLAETRETLTGGPPYSVTLGFPTSQIDPRHTYAVRAEIRDPSGALVFTTDTRHSILTHGAPTSAEIVLKSVR